From a region of the Vanessa atalanta chromosome 13, ilVanAtal1.2, whole genome shotgun sequence genome:
- the LOC125068462 gene encoding NFX1-type zinc finger-containing protein 1-like, which translates to MSENSKSLRIDWFDGTVIEETRPNTSQFSEEESTEPKPLPKLQDIEKKPIGFKRLNDISFLNPPLLNLELSNRPGFWLLLNGELKGDFIVLLVKIFGSVYKSLETNDKSKIVVLLRNKFEKSDFLVKLTEYLKVLPQVKTVDKRMNTKLWDDVESFYFSVVDFCESIFLFGGHTKEYLKLLYEVLETTELSAIGVQEEHMEPINEKFYEKLLQLKTALQVSINEDQKAEIEVKNDDPNSFRNLNIFPTKADLLGNNNVQIVPNIINGAYTSVEHYLDLQFKLLREDCFGPLREGICKYMENPKKRRHENIRVYPKVRVIRTYVSNNKVGYLVDIAWSERLTNVSVDFKNYAYNKRLMFGSLLLFTSDNFQNILCASVLDSRVELLSNGYIAVSFDSPMSNTIFSEQFLMVESEVFFEPYHRVLKVLQDANTDDMPMKKYIVDVQRETRPPAYLTSETIYSIENDKSEEICFPVLDKNQWPTEKSFDLDESQMDAYNFALTREFAVIQGPPGTGKTFLGVKIASTLLRNLSFEGTPMLIICYTNHALDQFLEGILKVTDSIVRLGSQSKSKILEPYNLNNMRLKAKSKYSHLYASKRSELERIFKEMTEVQDDLEKCEKELISYKTIKPYLKISGNLLELKCSDEDAVLDWLFNLETDDETDELDDWEKQYDEVNVTDKIETCFSEEWALKEMNSMRNSIKYVRDMSEDLKGETMINKFELQIEKINNRLNSFKKYMASYYVDKEKTKIPEVTDPYKLSQDERWRLYFNAVEVVKSDLMVKLNDLMARHGACEAELRAQTAAADGALCGAARVVALTTSLAARRHLLLRRLRPPVVIVEEAAEVLEAHIIASLTNKCQHLILIGDHKQLRPTAAHYELARNYNLEISLFERMIRNKLHARTLTVQRRMRPNFAELLVPTIYDKLDSHPSVLAYPKIRGMKDNLFFFNHEYLEDSEGLEDSWSHKNTREAEWCVSLANYLRRMKYDSNDITILATYTGQATVIKEISKKYPTLRDVKITVVDNYQGEENKIVILSLVRSNKEGSIGFLTAPNRICVALSRAKEGFYIFGNMNVLQAASPIWRNIRDKLKVQNAIGKEIPLQCDKHVDNTLNIYSVKDLDDCLEGTCFRKCKK; encoded by the exons atgagTGAAAATAGCAAATCCCTTCGAATAGACTGGTTTGATGGAACAGTTATAGAAGAAACAAGGCCTAATACGTCACAGTTTTCTGAAGAAGAATCGACGGAACCTAAACCTTTGCCTAAATTGCAAGACATAGAGAAAAAACCAATaggttttaaaagattaaacgatatatcatttttaaatccaccacttttgaatttggaactgTCCAATAGGCCAGGGTTTTGGCTACTTTTAAATGGGGAATTAAAAGGAGATTTTATCgtgttattagtaaaaatattcggATCTGTATACAAGTCATTAGAAACAAACGATAAGTCGAAAATTGTTGttctattaagaaataaatttgaaaagtcTGACTTTTTGGTCAAGTTAACGGAATATTTGAAAGTTTTGCCACAAGTAAAAACAGTTGATAAGCgaatgaatacaaaattatggGATGATgttgaatcattttatttttccgtCGTTGACTTTTGtgaatctatatttttattcggtGGGCACaccaaagaatatttaaaattattatatgagGTATTGGAAACAACAGAGCTGAGTGCAATCGGTGTCCAGGAGGAACATATGGAGCCAATTAATGAAAAGTTTTATGAAAAACTACTTCAACTGAAAACTGCACTTCAAGTATCAATTAATGAA GATCAAAAAGCTGAAATTGAAGTTAAAAATGATGACCCCAACAGCTTTAggaatcttaatatttttccaaCAAAAGCAGACTTACTTggaaataataatgtacaaattGTACCGAATATAATTAATGGTGCTTACACTAGTGTTGAGCACTACTTGGACTTGCAATTTAAATTGCTAAGAGAAGACTGCTTTGGACCACTTCGAGAAGGAATAT gtaaGTACATGGAAAATCCGAAAAAAAGGCGACATGAAAATATTAG AGTGTATCCAAAGGTGCGTGTGATTAGAACATATGTTAGTAATAATAAGGTGGGCTACCTTGTTGATATAGCATGGAGTGAGCGCCTCACTAATGTATCAGTGGATTTCAAAAATTATGCTTATAACAAAAGGCTCATGTTTGGTTCCTTGTTACTGTTTACCAGTGATAACTTCCAGAATATTCTATGTGCTTCGGTACTAGATTCGAGAGTGGAGTTACTGAGTAATGGTTAT ataGCAGTATCCTTTGATAGTCCAATGTCTAATACTATATTCTCAGAACAATTCCTTATGGTTGAGAGTGAAGTCTTCTTTGAACCGTATCATAGAGTTCTGAAAGTATTACAAGATGCCAACACAGATGATATGCCAATGAAAAAGTATATTGTTGATGTTCAG AGAGAAACAAGGCCACCCGCCTATCTAACATCTGAAACAATTTACAGTATAGAAAATGATAAATCAGAAGAAATCTGTTTTCCAGTACTCGATAAAAACCAGTGGCCGACAGAAAAATCATTTGATTTAGATGAATCACAAATGGACGCGTACAATTTCGCCCTTACAAGAGAATTCGCTGTGATACAGGGACCTCCTGGTACAGGAAAAACGTTCTTAGGGGTCAAAATAGCTTCAACACTTCTTAGGAATTTGTCCTTTGAAGGGACACCTATGTTGATAATTTGTTACACGAATCACGCCCTAGACCAGTTTCTTGAAGGCATACTAAAAGTTACAGACAGTATAGTCAGACTGGGAAGTCAGAGTAAAAGCAAGATCTTAGagccatataatttaaataacatgaggCTCAAGGCGAAATCAAAATACTCACATCTATACGCAAGTAAGAGATCCGAATTGGAGAGAATATTTAAAGAGATGACAGAAGTACAGGATGATTTAGAAAAATGCGAAAAAGAACTAATcagttataaaacaataaaaccttatttgaaAATTTCTGGAAATTTACTAGAATTAAAATGTTCTGATGAGGATGCTGTACTGGATTGGCTTTTTAATCTAGAAACAGATGACGAAACAGATGAATTAGATGATTGGGAAAAGCAGTATGATGAAGTAAACGTAACAGATAAAATAGAAACTTGTTTTTCTGAAGAATGGGCTCTAAAAGAAATGAATTCGATGCGCAATAGCATTAAATACGTCAGAGATATGTCAGAAGATTTGAAAGGAGAAACGATGATAAATAAGTTCGAATTACAAATCGAGAAAATTAATAATCGACTCAACTCTTTTAAG aaatatatGGCGTCTTATTATGTAGATAAAGAAAAAACCAAGATACCAGAAGTCACTGACCCGTATAAGCTGTCACAAGACGAAAGATGGCGGCTTTACTTTAATGCAGTCGAAGTAGTCAAGAGCGATTTAATGGTCAAGCTTAATGATTTAATG GCGCGGCACGGCGCGTGCGAGGCGGAGCTGCGCGCGCAGACGGCGGCGGCGGACGGCGCGCTGTGCGGCGCGGCGCGCGTGGTGGCGCTCACCACCTCGCTGGCGGCGCGGCGCCACCTGCTGCTGCGCCGCCTGCGCCCCCCCGTAG TCATCGTTGAAGAGGCGGCTGAAGTATTGGAGGCTCATATCATAGCGTCCCTGACGAATAAATGTCAACATTTAATACTTATAG GTGACCATAAACAACTGAGACCAACCGCAGCACATTATGAATTAGCAAGAAATTATAATCTAGAAATTTCTCTATTCGAACGTATGATACGTAATAAATTACACGCACGTACTTTGACCGTACAGAGACGGATGCGTCCAAATTTCGCCGAACTTTTGGTGCCCACGATATACGACAAATTGGACAGTCACCCGAGCGTCCTGGCTTATCCTAAGATAAGAGGAATGAAAGACaacctatttttctttaatCATGAATATTTGGAAGATTCTGAG GGCTTAGAAGACAGTTGGAGTCATAAAAATACAAGGGAAGCTGAGTGGTGCGTCTCGTTAGCCAATTATTTGCGTCGAATGAAGTATGACTCGAATGATATCACAATCTTAGCGACGTATACCGGACAGGCCACAGTCATCAAGGAG ATAAGTAAGAAATATCCAACACTCCGGGACGTTAAAATCACAGTTGTGGACAATTACCAAGGGGAAGAAAATAAGATTGTGATATTGTCTCTGGTAAGGAGCAACAAGGAGGGCAGTATTGGGTTCCTGACGGCACCCAATAGGATCTGTGTCGCTTTGTCTAGAGCCAAGGAAG gattCTACATATTTGGTAACATGAACGTCCTACAAGCGGCGAGTCCAATATGGCGGAATATTAGAGATAAATTAAAGGTACAAAATGCTATTGGGAAAGAAATACCCCTGCAATGTGACAAGCATGTGgataatactttaaat ATATACTCCGTTAAAGACTTAGACGATTGCTTAGAAGGCACATGCTtcagaaaatgtaaaaaataa